In a single window of the Drosophila subpulchrella strain 33 F10 #4 breed RU33 chromosome X, RU_Dsub_v1.1 Primary Assembly, whole genome shotgun sequence genome:
- the LOC119555991 gene encoding uncharacterized protein LOC119555991, giving the protein MSDTNPNGKRSAGGESPIDDQDAEFIVEKIVGKSFLNGRPHVLVKWQGYPIEQSTWEPLEEMDKCLDLVSDYEQQLFNDCQEKAKAKVEKELAKDVDPKVATTSVGAAKQSEGSSVQAQQVKVVNEQPDPLLPTTSSGGSPTKVMPQGLPPFPVLIKQEDQEYPTMLSGKRKPVVSFTEEKQLTTVEEEDPALAATSSGSNPSMGSVDLVKQEVPDYPTPISSSQEKQQNIVEEGEQGLAITSSESKLADTSIANAVVKEKDQEAPTTSSKRKTAWGSNQPWNGKKKGKGGKNKAKLAKTSKAASTQPKPTTMDVGSDVNEDLPTSSSVSFTQATQPTNSLPAATGKGAKPKKLKLASVKKTSDETLGSAASTQQKPTNMDVGSEVDDDLPTSSSGFITQATQPKNSLPAATGKGAKTKKLKLASANNTSDETIEAAAPLPLAASAALPENPLQDALNALPNLEQMTIRDPDQIKIDQLLAELDDRLSRPIANAFNLSRARGNGGRNGRNGRGGRRGAGNPWNQPYQGIFGLDRGLEMEKVEHSFKIRDLHFLFVTWKGCPEMDTVTLPSVRYLYPKLVIDYLEMLKGKRR; this is encoded by the coding sequence ATGTCTGACACTAACCCAAATGGAAAGCGATCCGCTGGCGGAGAATCGCCCATTGATGATCAGGATGCCGAGTTTATCGTAGAAAAAATAGTCGGCAAAAGCTTCCTTAACGGCCGTCCCCACGTCCTTGTCAAATGGCAGGGCTATCCAATCGAGCAGAGCACCTGGGAGCCGCTCGAGGAGATGGACAAGTGTCTCGATTTGGTGAGCGACTACGAGCAACAGCTGTTCAATGATTGCCAGGAGAAGGCTAAGGCGAAGGTCGAGAAGGAGCTAGCAAAGGACGTGGACCCAAAAGTTGCCACCACTTCTGTGGGAGCCGCTAAGCAGTCCGAGGGATCCTCTGTCCAGGCCCAGCAGGTGAAGGTCGTAAACGAACAGCCTGATCCTCTTCTTCCCACCACCTCTTCTGGTGGATCTCCTACCAAGGTCATGCCGCAGGGGCTTCCACCATTTCCTGTCCTAATAAAGCAAGAGGATCAGGAATATCCCACAATGTTGTCCGGAAAGAGGAAGCCTGTGGTATCCTTTACCGAAGAGAAGCAGCTGACAACCGTGGAGGAAGAGGATCCGGCCCTTGCCGCCACCTCTTCTGGCAGCAACCCTTCCATGGGATCTGTTGACCTCGTAAAGCAAGAGGTTCCGGACTACCCCACCCCGATTTCCTCTTCCCAGGAGAAACAGCAGAATATTGTGGAGGAAGGGGAGCAGGGGCTTGCCATCACCTCCTCTGAAAGCAAGCTGGCAGACACTTCTATCGCCAATGCCGTCGTAAAGGAAAAGGATCAGGAGGCTCCCACCACCTCTTCGAAACGCAAAACGGCTTGGGGAAGCAACCAGCCTTGGAATGGCAAGAAGAAGGGAAAAGGCGGAAAGAATAAGGCAAAGTTGGCCAAGACGTCGAAGGCAGCCTCTACTCAGCCGAAGCCGACGACTATGGACGTTGGAAGCGATGTGAATGAGGACCTTCCCACCTCGTCTTCGGTATCCTTTACCCAGGCAACGCAGCCTACAAATTCACTGCCTGCCGCGACTGGAAAAGGGGCAAAGCCCAAGAAACTCAAATTGGCATCAGTCAAGAAGACAAGCGACGAAACTTTGGGATCAGCCGCCTCTACCCAGCAGAAGCCGACGAATATGGACGTTGGAAGCGAAGTGGATGATGACCTTCCCACCTCGTCTTCGGGATTCATTACCCAGGCCACGCAGCCTAAAAATTCGCTGCCTGCTGCGACTGGAAAAGGGGCAAAGACCAAGAAACTAAAATTGGCATCAGCCAATAATACTAGCGACGAAActatagaagcagcagcaccCCTTCCGTTGGCCGCCAGTGCTGCTTTACCTGAGAATCCCTTACAGGATGCATTGAACGCCCTGCCGAACCTGGAGCAGATGACGATTAGGGATCCAGATCAGATCAAAATTGACCAGCTGCTCGCAGAGCTGGATGACCGCCTGTCTAGGCCAATCGCAAACGCCTTTAATTTGTCCAGGGCACGTGGTAACGGTGGACGTAATGGCCGTAATGGACGTGGCGGGCGCAGGGGGGCAGGAAATCCCTGGAACCAGCCGTACCAGGGTATCTTTGGCTTGGATCGCGGTCTGGAGATGGAAAAAGTCGAGCACAGCTTCAAAATTCGAGATCTTCACTTCTTATTCGTCACCTGGAAGGGCTGCCCCGAAATGGACACAGTCACTCTTCCGTCTGTCAGGTACTTGTACCCAAAGCTTGTAATCGACTATCTGGAGATGTTGAAGGGCAAACGTCGCTAA